GCAGTTTGCAGCAACTTGGTTTATCTTTGAGGCGTTATGGCGATTCAGGTAGGAGACCCACTTCCCGACGTTACCGTTTACAACACCTCAGCAGAAGCCCTCTCGCTGGCCCAACTGGTGCAGGGTAAGCCGCTGGTGTTGCTTTTTTTCCCGGCAGCCCACACCCGCGTCTGCGAAAAGGAGCTGTGCACCTTCCGCGATGGGCTGGCCGAGTACAACCAGCTCGGAGCCGAGGTCTACGGCCTGAGCGTGGATACCCCCTGGACGCTGGGGGCCTATGCCCGGTCGCTGGGTCTGGCCTTTCCCTTGCTCTCCGACCACAACCGGGAGGCCACCAGGGCATTTGGCCTCGAGATCAGCCTGCGTGGCCTGCCCGGCTTCTCTCAACGGGCCGCCTATGTGGTGGATGCCACAGGCCGTATTGCCTGGGCCTGGGTTGCAGACGTGCCCGCCCAGGAACCGCCCTACGAAGAGGTAACTGCGGCAGTGAAGGCCTTGTCGGTATGACCCTGGCCTGACGGGCAAGCGTGGATTGGTCAGATGTTGATAGTCTATAGCCTATTGTCAATGGTTGACTGCCTAAAGTTAGGAGACTATCGACCGTAGACCATAGACTATTGACCCTAGCTTCAAAGCAGCTCGAGCTTGGGCCACCCCAGCAGCAAATCCTGCTCGGTGAGGGCTTCGCCTTCGGCCTCGGGGGTCCAGGCCACATAGGCAGCCAGGGTGTTGGTAGGGCTCGAGGAGGCCAGGGCCATCAGGGCCTGCCGGGCGCCCTCGCGCCTGAGAGGGGTGGGAACGGGGGGTAGACTACCACTCACGGCCAGTAACAGCGTCACCAGAATATAGCGCCCATCGGGCTCGGCTTTGGGCTGGTATCCGGCCTGCACGACCTCCTTGCCTTCGAAGTGTCGGTAGGTTTCCAGGAACTCCGAGCGGGTCTCGGTTAGCCAGGTATCGAACTGTCCCTCGGCTTTCTGGAGGCTGCCCGTCCATACTTCATACATGCCAAATCGCCACCCGGCCTGATCGCGCAACAACATTACGGCGGCGTTATCGATCAGATCGGCCAGACCGCGCACACTCTCGGTATCGGCAGCCTGGGCCATGTGGCGGAGGTTGGCTTGCAACTCAGGGGTAAACAGCGTGGCTAGCCGAAGCCGGGCCACCGTGCTTTCGGGCTCGCCACTTGCACCGATGCCGCTTCCCGCTCGCTGTAAGCCGCGAATCATGGAAAAGCTCACCAGAATGATGCCCCCAATGAAGAGCAGGGCCACCAGATCGAAGCCATAGCCGGTGCCCGGATTGATGTAGATGGGAGGGCGGGTACTGGGGTAACTGGGATAGCTGGGATAGCTGGGAGGGTAGTAGTCGCGGGGGTAGGTGGGGTAGGAGGGATAACTCCTTGGGGTTGGGAGGGGCAGGGAAGGGGAGGGGGAGGGGTTAACCCTGGGAATGGAGGGGGCGGGGCGGGGTGTGGAGAATCCACCCCGGCCCCCAACGCCGCCGCCGCTCCGCTGGGCCAGGGCTCCATTCC
This genomic window from Meiothermus sp. CFH 77666 contains:
- a CDS encoding redoxin domain-containing protein is translated as MAIQVGDPLPDVTVYNTSAEALSLAQLVQGKPLVLLFFPAAHTRVCEKELCTFRDGLAEYNQLGAEVYGLSVDTPWTLGAYARSLGLAFPLLSDHNREATRAFGLEISLRGLPGFSQRAAYVVDATGRIAWAWVADVPAQEPPYEEVTAAVKALSV
- a CDS encoding DUF1517 domain-containing protein codes for the protein MRFTGVWILLLLWALALLPTGTTWIPTSWPGWNGALAQRSGGGVGGRGGFSTPRPAPSIPRVNPSPSPSLPLPTPRSYPSYPTYPRDYYPPSYPSYPSYPSTRPPIYINPGTGYGFDLVALLFIGGIILVSFSMIRGLQRAGSGIGASGEPESTVARLRLATLFTPELQANLRHMAQAADTESVRGLADLIDNAAVMLLRDQAGWRFGMYEVWTGSLQKAEGQFDTWLTETRSEFLETYRHFEGKEVVQAGYQPKAEPDGRYILVTLLLAVSGSLPPVPTPLRREGARQALMALASSSPTNTLAAYVAWTPEAEGEALTEQDLLLGWPKLELL